Proteins from one Streptomyces sp. NBC_00390 genomic window:
- a CDS encoding rhomboid family intramembrane serine protease, whose translation MIDWWGAIRNTAKGPAVTYGAIAVCCAVFLVSPVSGLNPVYGTGDRLLVAQSAYFEQWGVIPAELLKRSPHALLTPLTALFVHGSWLHLLGNMLFLFVFGAMAEERMGRLQFALFYLGTGYLALLVYAAVNADSAQTLVGASGAISGVLGAFLFLFPKARVTSLFPFLFFLPLRFPAWVVLIFWFGLQWLAARNAGSGPGVAYLAHLVGFSAGFLFAWGRFRSGTRVKAQAAATEGERQP comes from the coding sequence GTGATCGATTGGTGGGGTGCGATCCGGAACACGGCCAAGGGGCCCGCCGTGACCTACGGCGCGATCGCCGTCTGCTGCGCGGTCTTCCTCGTCAGCCCGGTCTCCGGACTCAATCCGGTGTACGGCACGGGCGACCGTTTACTCGTCGCACAGAGCGCGTACTTCGAGCAGTGGGGCGTGATCCCGGCCGAACTGCTGAAACGCTCCCCGCACGCCCTGCTCACCCCGCTCACGGCCCTGTTCGTCCACGGCAGCTGGCTGCATCTGCTGGGGAACATGCTGTTTCTCTTCGTCTTCGGCGCGATGGCCGAGGAGCGGATGGGCCGGCTGCAGTTCGCCCTGTTCTATCTGGGCACCGGCTATCTCGCCCTGCTGGTGTACGCGGCCGTCAACGCCGATTCGGCGCAGACCCTGGTGGGGGCGTCCGGGGCGATCTCGGGCGTGCTCGGCGCCTTCCTGTTCCTCTTTCCGAAGGCCCGCGTCACCAGCCTCTTCCCGTTTCTGTTCTTCCTGCCGCTGCGGTTCCCCGCCTGGGTCGTGCTGATCTTCTGGTTCGGGCTCCAGTGGCTGGCCGCGAGGAACGCGGGCAGCGGGCCCGGGGTCGCCTATCTGGCACATCTGGTGGGGTTCTCGGCGGGCTTTCTCTTCGCCTGGGGCCGGTTCCGCAGTGGGACTAGAGTGAAGGCCCAAGCAGCGGCCACCGAGGGAGAACGCCAACCGTGA
- a CDS encoding NYN domain-containing protein — protein sequence MEQPHSGAEPADAAGGAAEALDRPLPESVRRRVVALVSDAFGGLTVAELPSQLRQYARFTPTRRAKFAGNAMAAALESDPVFRQRIGERIGKAQPELAEALESGPPPAAADPVDVAAAAYVLRPVGWVKLVAAAGEEAQRADAERADEEGRRELERLRAELAEARGQIRSETEGLRAELDAARKEAESLHRKLRSAQADVKRGEAALRRTAGETDAIKAQAAAQVSAAESESRRLKARLAEAEAAVEAGRRAAREGRSIEDMRLRLLLDTVLDAAQGLRRELALPPAGIHPADTVDAVEPGRMSPKDIAARALSETDPALLDQLLALPQAHLVIDGYNVTKTGYPTMPLEKQRLRLLGGLSVLAAQTGAEITCVFDGAELAAPVLLAPPRGVRVLFSKPGVTADELIRQLVRAEPPGRPVVVVSTDREVADGVAKAGARPVASALLLKRLSRLS from the coding sequence GTGGAGCAGCCACACAGCGGCGCTGAGCCGGCCGATGCGGCCGGTGGCGCTGCCGAGGCGCTCGACCGCCCGCTGCCGGAAAGTGTGCGGCGGCGGGTCGTCGCCCTGGTCTCGGACGCGTTCGGCGGCCTGACGGTGGCCGAACTGCCGTCCCAATTGCGGCAGTACGCCCGTTTCACCCCCACCCGGCGCGCCAAGTTCGCCGGCAATGCGATGGCCGCCGCGCTGGAGAGCGACCCGGTCTTCCGCCAGCGCATCGGCGAGCGGATCGGAAAAGCCCAGCCCGAGCTGGCCGAGGCGCTCGAGTCCGGACCCCCTCCCGCGGCAGCCGATCCCGTCGATGTGGCGGCCGCGGCCTATGTCCTGCGTCCCGTCGGGTGGGTGAAACTGGTCGCCGCCGCGGGCGAGGAGGCCCAGCGCGCCGACGCCGAGCGCGCCGACGAAGAGGGCCGGCGCGAGCTGGAGCGGCTGCGCGCGGAGCTCGCCGAGGCGCGCGGCCAGATCAGGAGCGAGACCGAGGGGCTGCGTGCCGAACTGGACGCCGCCCGCAAGGAAGCCGAGTCGCTGCACCGCAAACTGCGCAGCGCCCAGGCCGATGTGAAGCGCGGTGAGGCCGCCCTGCGTCGTACGGCGGGCGAGACCGACGCGATCAAGGCGCAGGCCGCCGCCCAGGTGTCGGCCGCCGAGAGCGAGAGCCGGCGGCTCAAGGCGCGGCTGGCAGAGGCGGAGGCCGCGGTCGAGGCGGGCCGCCGGGCCGCCCGTGAGGGGCGTTCCATCGAGGACATGCGGCTGCGGCTGCTGCTGGACACGGTCCTGGACGCGGCCCAGGGGCTGCGTCGCGAGCTGGCGCTGCCGCCGGCCGGGATCCATCCGGCGGACACCGTGGACGCCGTGGAGCCCGGCAGGATGTCGCCCAAGGACATCGCGGCACGGGCCCTGTCCGAGACCGATCCGGCCCTGCTCGACCAGCTGCTCGCACTGCCCCAGGCGCATCTGGTGATCGACGGCTACAACGTCACCAAGACCGGCTATCCGACGATGCCGCTGGAGAAGCAGCGGCTGCGGCTGCTGGGCGGTCTTTCCGTGCTCGCCGCCCAGACCGGCGCGGAGATCACCTGCGTGTTCGACGGCGCGGAGCTGGCCGCTCCGGTGCTGCTGGCGCCGCCGCGCGGAGTGCGGGTGCTGTTCTCCAAGCCGGGGGTGACCGCGGACGAGCTGATCCGTCAGCTGGTGCGGGCCGAGCCGCCCGGCCGGCCGGTGGTGGTGGTCTCCACCGACCGTGAGGTCGCCGACGGAGTGGCCAAGGCGGGCGCCCGCCCGGTCGCGTCCGCATTGCTGCTGAAGCGGCTTTCGCGGCTCTCGTAA
- a CDS encoding C40 family peptidase produces MASHRRPKQPSRTRVTVLTATAAAAVALTAQTAQAEPKPSKSEVKEKVDKLYEEAEKATEKYNGAKEQQEKLDKQIDALQDKVARGQEELNTLRDSLGSVASAQYRTGGIDPSVQLFLSGDPDTYLDKASALDQLGAKQTEAIQEIQAKQRTLAQQRQEAKEKLGDLADTRKELGDKKKEVQNKLAAAQKLLNSLTAAERAALSADDSRANRASSRADLGNAVPASQRAAAAFSAAQSKIGSPYVYGASGPSSFDCSGLTSWAYAQAGVSIPRTSQSQANIGTRISSQSALQQGDLVFFYGDLHHVGFYAGNGQVLHAPKPGASVRYESINNMPYMFGVRV; encoded by the coding sequence GTGGCGTCCCACCGTCGACCCAAGCAGCCGAGCCGCACCCGCGTGACCGTGCTCACCGCGACCGCCGCTGCGGCTGTCGCCCTGACCGCCCAGACCGCCCAGGCCGAACCGAAGCCGAGCAAGAGCGAGGTCAAGGAGAAGGTCGACAAGCTCTACGAAGAGGCGGAGAAGGCCACCGAGAAGTACAACGGGGCCAAGGAGCAGCAGGAGAAGCTCGACAAGCAGATCGACGCGCTGCAGGACAAGGTCGCGCGAGGTCAGGAAGAGCTCAACACCCTGCGGGACAGTCTCGGTTCGGTCGCGAGCGCCCAGTACCGCACCGGCGGCATCGACCCCTCCGTGCAGCTCTTCCTCTCCGGCGACCCGGACACCTACCTCGACAAGGCCTCGGCCCTCGACCAGCTCGGTGCCAAGCAGACCGAGGCGATCCAGGAGATCCAGGCCAAGCAGCGCACCCTCGCGCAGCAGCGCCAGGAGGCCAAGGAGAAGCTCGGCGACCTCGCGGACACCCGCAAGGAGCTCGGCGACAAGAAGAAGGAAGTCCAGAACAAGCTCGCCGCCGCGCAGAAGCTGCTGAACTCCCTCACCGCGGCGGAGCGGGCCGCGCTCTCCGCCGACGACTCCCGTGCCAACCGCGCCAGTTCGCGAGCGGACCTCGGCAACGCCGTCCCCGCCTCGCAGCGCGCAGCTGCCGCGTTCTCCGCCGCCCAGTCCAAGATCGGCTCGCCGTACGTGTACGGCGCCTCCGGCCCGAGCTCCTTCGACTGCTCCGGCCTCACCTCCTGGGCGTACGCGCAGGCCGGTGTCTCCATACCGCGGACCTCCCAGTCCCAGGCCAACATCGGCACCCGCATCTCCTCGCAGAGCGCCCTCCAGCAGGGTGACCTGGTGTTCTTCTACGGTGACCTGCACCACGTGGGCTTCTACGCCGGCAACGGCCAGGTGCTGCACGCGCCCAAGCCCGGTGCGAGCGTGCGCTACGAGTCGATCAACAACATGCCGTACATGTTCGGCGTGCGTGTCTGA